Genomic segment of Sarcophilus harrisii chromosome 4, mSarHar1.11, whole genome shotgun sequence:
GGCAATGGGGTGCAAGGAATTTTCCAACTTTCCTACCAAGACCACTAAGTGAAAGTACCATTCATCAGTCTTGGAGTGACAAGGAAGGCTGGGACATTACAAAGGAACTAAGTCTCAATGAGGGCAAGATGGAAGgagtaagagaaaaaataattttaggatGAGAGCAAGTTTGTAACTCATAGACAGGTAGGTAATATAGTAGATATGAATGCTAGACTTTGAGTTGgtaagatctgaactcaaatctaacttcagccattttttaaattgtatattcTGGGAGAGTTACTTAACCTCTGagtgcttcagtttccccatttgtaaaatagagataacaacAGAGTGGCTGTGAGCATAAatgttatatttgtaaaattttttacaAACCTTCCAAGTGttatatagatgctattattttattaccTATGAACCATGCATTTCAGAGTAGAGGTGGTAAGTAGCTTTAGTGAGAGAGATGAGGGGAGGTTCAACTGAAGATAGGAATAAGTGAGGATGGGAACAAGAAATCCTCCTTTTTGGAATGAGGATAATATAAAGGGGTAAAAGTATTTTAATCACTGAGGACTGAATATTTAAAGTAAGGGTTATAACATTTAGAAGTTTTGAGAGACAATTTCtgattaatcattttattaataatgccagtATTATATATGTGGCCCTTCTCGAATATCAAAGAATCATATGATGGGCTAATGACCTTGCAAAAGTTAGTGTTCCAGGGGATGGTAATCAACctaattggttaacaattaatgaaagaatgGATATGCCAATTAGACACAGGCTCACTCCAACTTCATGTCACTCTTGGACATCCAGACCACCCTAGCCTTGGGCAATTTAATCAAAGAATTTATTCTCACCCAAACCGAGTAGAACACAAAGGGCTTTCCCACCTTAAATTGCTTATAAATTGGGTAGGGTCTGACCAAGACACAGGAGAGTTAATTCAATCATATAATCAATAATGGCCTTCAAGAGAGACTGAACATTGAAATGAAGATTATAGAAAAAGGGTAAACTCTGGCTCTCTccataataatttctctcaggaCTGAGTTTAGGGATGGATATTAGGCAGATGACTGTGTAGctagaaagggagaggaggagaaggcaaCCAGCGAAATAACTGATGTGGAGCTGTGGGGCCCAGTTACAatgcatttcatttatattttactctATAATACTCAATATACAAATCTTACCTCCCTGCTAGATTGCAAGCACCATAAGGGCAGGGAttacattttgttattttatcttcCCCAGATACTTGGATATCTTTGTACTCCTGGGCTTTACAATCAAATTATTAAGGTTTACCAGACTCTAAACACTATGCTAAacatgaaagattaaaaaaaaagaaagaaaaacctcaaGATGGTCATATTCTACCTAGCTAGGTAAAgacaaaatacataaagaataaagGAGGAGATAATCCCAGAGAGATTATGTTCTAGCAACTTTCATAGAGAAAAGCCTCCTACAGAGTGCCTCCTGAGCTGAGACCAAGGAAAGtaagaggcagagaagagagatGATGTTCCAGGAATGGGAGGCAGCAGAGTGAATATGGTTTTGGGACAATAGAGATGATCACTTTGGCAATTGCAATGGTGCAGAATGGTAGATAGGATTGGATAAGATAAGGCCAGATTTTCTATTTGTAGAGAtgtttgttttctaatttgtaagaaaatgGGGAGACACTACAAAGTTTTGAACATGCTAATTAAAGTTATATGATCTATTGTTTTAGATAAAGTACTTAGTCCAATGTGTACATGATCCAAGGAGGTCAGAGGTCGAAAGAAAGGTATGGCAATTTTTATGCTAGCAAATAACTAGAAACATAGTAGTTAGTACTCATCTAACTGGAGAAAAACTAGAGTGAGTTTGAGTATATGAATATAGgtcatctgtgtgtgtgtgtgtgtgggagagagagagagagagagagaagttagaTGTTAAGGGCAGAGGAAAAACTAgttaatttgaagagaaaaaaagtcccTGGAAATTTTCCACAGTGCAGATCATTAAAGAGAGATAATAGGAAAGATGGAGACAACAAATTTTATAGAAATCCTCTTGGTGAAATGGAGGATAGAGGAATCTAAGTATGgcatgtcaggaaaaaaaaaaaagtgctggcTTTTCTGAAGgcaaaagggattaaaaaaaaaaaattgatgtgatCTAGGGAGCTAATGAATGGGATATGAGGGATAGACTTAAGAAGATGGGCATACAGATATGCAAAGATTTGTTAGGTAAAGTGGCCAGTAGTCTTGAACTCAGGAAATTAAAAGGTAAGATCATTTGCTAAGTGGCTAGAGGCTGAGACGagggaatataaattttataacagCTATTGTAAGGGACACTAGGTGGCAAAATGGGTACAGTGCTGGAGTCagaatgatctgagttcaaatatgaccttagacactagctgtgaaaccctaagcaagttatttagcctctctctgcctcagtttctccaactgtaaaaaggggataataaaagcacctaccttgCAAGGTTGTtataagactcaaatgagatctTTTGCTTAATACTTGGCATACATAgcaggcattatataaatgcttattttctataATCTCAATTATCTTGTACACTATAGTAAGACAGAAAACTGgaataatatattttggaaagattGTTTTAAACAAGTATTTCTTGTTACACTTTCTTAACTAAAACATTGGCCTAACCAGAACACTCCAGTCACTGAGTATTCCAGTTAATATTACAGTTTTACTGTAACATCATTCACTATTACTTTACCATTTTCTCCAACAAAGAGAGAAATGGTCTTAAATTACAGCAATAAGTTTGATTAGACTTAAAGAACTTCCTAACACGAGATTTAACACAGAAACAAGTTTCTGAAGTCTTCTTTCTGAAAAACTTTACAAGGATCAAACATTCATCACAAATGGCTAAGATATAGAACTTTGTGGAGGCAGTATATTAAACCAAAAGACCTTTTTGCCTGTGGGATCTCAATCCAGCTAGACTAATTCCAAAAGTTCACCAGAACACAATATATGAGGAGGGAAGGGCACATTTTCATAGCACAAGCCAAAAGTTTCTGCACCTTAAATCCCTTTCCTCCAGTCCATACCTTTCCTCTTTACCCACCTGACCGATTCCTCCTtggtctgtctcctttgctggccTGTTGTCCATATTACACACCCTAATGTGGGAATTTGCCACACTTTTATCCTGTGCCCTTTTAAATTCTCTCTGTAGATGCTCTCTCTTGCTGACCTTATCAGTTCCCATgggtttaatttttctctctgtgCTGATCACCATTAGATTAGATAGATATCCAGCCCATTTCTCCACTGCACTTCAATCCCTGATTGCCAGTTGGGCCTAATGGGCATTTCAAACTGGATTTCTCAAACATAATTTAAATTCAACATGCCTAAAACAGAACTTTTCTTTCTCGTCAGTGTCTCccttaaatttccttatttctatcaaATTCACTACTGTCCTTCTAGAATTTCAGATCTGTAATATCAGCTTTAACACATCCTGCTTATTCATATCATATCCAACTGGTTGCCaaattttgctatttctatctCCATATTGTCTCTTATAGATGGCTGACCCCTTCTGTTTTCTTAAAAAGCTACTACCTTAATTCGGGCCTTCATCACTTCTAGATTATCTTAACAGCTTTCTAATTggcctgtctcaagtctctctccacttcagGCCATCCCATCTCTATACAATGCTGACTAATTTTCCACAAATATAAATTTGACCATGTGACTTTCTACCCAACAAACTCTGGTAGCTTCTTATTGCCTCTGAGTTGCAATCTCTCTTCCTTGATTCCTCTGAGTAGCTGTTAACGCCCTATGCAATCTGTGCCTAGGCTATTTCTAGCGTCACTGCATATCGTTCCCTGTTGGGTACTCTGCAATCCAACTAAGCCAGCCTCTTGTTCCTTTGTGGCATCCATGCCTTTCTAATTTCCCCTGATgtttgaaacatacttttttcttaCCTCTAACAGagctcctttttctttaaaattcaatttggACACTATCTTCTTTAGCTCCCAAGCTGCTAATTCCTTTCTTTCCAAAACTACTCTGTATTTacctactttatatatatttgtatttacttaaTTTATTCTTATGATACATATGTACTCatcttttccaaataaaaaatataagttcTAAGTAATTATTATTTCACTCTTTGTACTTTTACTCTCACACACTTAAAATTCCCTGGAACTTAACAGGTACTTGACCAATACTCAATTGATTAATTCTATTACCAGGTCCTTGACGTCTGAGTTCTTGTATCCAATATCTCCCTTAGACTCTTCAGTGGTTAGCCTTAAAAATTGTCAAAACTCTTTCTACTCTTCCCATTTCTGCCCCAAAGGCcttaaattcaaaaagaaatataaaactacTACACAactaatttaagttttaaaatatttaaaaacctgGGAATCAACAATCAAAACTACTTTCTATTCATTACAAAGAGTTCAGGAGTCAAGCTATCATTCACAACTTGGTAACCCCTATCACTTATTTCCTGCACCAGACAATAACTCATACCTGGCAAAAGGAGACCTGGGGCTGGGTCCCTACTCCTGGGGTGCTATTGAAGGTGCCAGTACAtttggatgaggaaactggaagACGATGAGACACACTGGCTGGCCCTGGAGTCCGGTTGGGCTGAGGAAGCTGGTCTCCATTAAAGTTTGTTGCAGATGTTGACTGGACTGAGGGCCCAAGGCTGGGAAGGGCTGTGCTGGAGGAGCTGACGACCGTGAACCGACCGGGGGCAGAAACACTTGTGACAGCAGACTGTCCCGGGAAGCCAGGCCTTCCTTGAGAAACGTTGCTCTGGCCAGGTGACAAATGTAACACAGTTGGTGATGCCTGCTGCAAGGGCATCTGTCCACCAACAATCTGAGGTGCTGTGTGATTGACTATCACTTGATTACCAGATGCTGTAAATGTCTGCCCAGACACCAGCTGGACAGCGGTATTCTGGTTGTTTAGCATTTGCCCCGAATATGATGGGTTGGTCCTAAGCATATTAGAGGAACCCCTGTTCAGCATGACATGCTCGGAAGCCACCTGACCAGACACCAGCTGGGAAGGCTGAGTCTGAAGAAGTTGCCCATTGATGGCTTGGACGTGGTGTACTGAGTTTGAATTGACAGAAAGGCTTGTGGGAATGAGAAACTGACTTTGGGGTGCATGAGGCTGTGCCATGGGTGAGTGGATGACAATACTACCCCCCGTGCTGTTCACTGCTTGTGAGGCAACTGATTTTCTTGTGTTCTGTTGATTTACAATGTTCACAGACATATGTGGACCCACTACTGAGCCCTGGGGTGAGCTTGCAGGGGCAAAAGGAATTCCTTGTTGCACATGGTGCTGTTGAATACCCAAATTGTTCACATTGTATGTGTTTTGCTGACCCATTTGAATAGGCTTTGGTTGGATATTAATTGGGACTTTATTTGAATTTGGTGCAAGGCCCCTCTGTATGATAATGTTATGCACAGGTAAAGATGTCTGAAAATTTGTGCTGTTAAATGGAACAGTTACAGGCTGTGCTACTGGACTTGAACCGGAGTTTCCGAACAATGAGTTGCCATTAGGAGTCTGTCTATGAACCAGGAGTCCACTACTCATATTTGTGGATGCTTGCTGACCGCTGCCTTTCAATATGATCTGAGATCCATCTAGATTATTAATGGTCATCATGGAAGGCTGATTGCTAAATGAACCAATGAGCTGTATTTGACCAGAACCACTAATCTGACTGCTATTAGACAAATGCTGGCTGGGCACGCTGATCCCCACGTGCTGCATGAAGCCATGCTGCACACCCACTGTATTGCTTGCAAACGATGCTCCAACAGGCACATGAGTCACTCCTATAGGCTGCAGCGTCTGACCTGAGTAATTAGAAACATTAGAAGCCTGAGTAAAGGATGCTGATGAAGAAGGATGAAGTGGAGCTTGTGCAAACTGTTGGCTAGAACTTATACTGGCGTCCAAATAAGCCTCTTCTGCCAAAGTCTGTTCAGTGATATTGGCCTCCTGCAAGGACTTCTGCAGAATGTCAAAAGGTTGGTCCTCACTGAGGTCAGGAAGAGGAGAGGATTCAAGTTCATCTTCAAGAAACTGAAGACTACTTGAAAGTGGGAGTCCATCACTAGATCCTTCTCCAAGCTGGCTGCTCACACCTTTGAGGGATGACTTAGGATCAGCATTCTGAAAGAACATATAGAATGTTACATGCCACCTCTCTTTAATGCActaatatattaaaacaattttattacaAACATCTATAACAGGGGAAAACAAGCATATTTTACTACTATACAAAAGTATTGGACATAATTATGTACATTATAGAAAATCTCCTAGAGGTAATATCCAAAGCAAACATTGGAAGTTAAAGATTTATGCTATCAAAATAGctatacaaaaacatttcaaaatccATTGAATGTTACATGTAATCTGAATGAATACGTATACTATTCGACAAAGAACTTATAGGCTaagttattgatttttaaaattctattttatttctgtgatAATGGTGTCTAAAGTACAGCATTcaaatactttctcttttcaCTGACTGGTAAAAGTATAAGTagttttatataacataaattaacTCAGGGCTACTCATCTTCATTTTTTGAGACAGGCACAAAGAAGTTGTTCAACTTGCTACACATCTAAGGGTGGCCCCCTCCTGACCTGTAGATGTGTATAACTGTCCAGGAGTCAGCCAAAAGTCATCCCCAGTCCTAAAGGCCATGAGAACCAAGTCAGTCCTGGGAACTCTCTGTAGTTGTTCTGCAGGAGATCCAGCATGGGTCTCTGATCAAGGTAGACCTGCCACAAATATTGGCCCAAGGAAACCCCAGAATGTCCAATCTCCCAGATATTCTCTCAGAAACAGGCCAATCTGGTAGCTCCCCAGGATCACTGGTCAGAGAAGAGTATACCTGCATCTCAGCCTACTCCAAGAAAGACTCCAAAAGGAAATCAGCttttgtcacatagtgagttCAATGGCCATTAATGGCTGCTTGAAAATGAGTAGTTTTTTGAGATTTTCAAAAGCCACCTAAAGTATCTACTTTAGTATTCAAAAATCAGAAAGTCATCATTTACCATATGTTCCCAGTGTGACAAGGATATGAGAAATAGGAGAAATCTATGTTCTTAAAGAGTAAAGCTTATTTGAAGACATAAATAAGAATGGCTTTAAAACACTTTTTCAATGCTAGAGGTTACATATATGATTTTTCAGCACAATATTTGTCAGGACACCCAAGAATTacaaaattaaggcaaaaaatgacagaaaaaaaaataaagctaggaAGTCaagtgatatttaaaataaatttaaggtttttttaagGGATAAAAAAGACAAGAGTCTTTCACAAAGGTTGTACTCTTTTGCAGGAAGGGTGAGGAAGTAAAGAGGTGAATGCTAGATAATGTCAACAatcaggaaagaggaaaaaaaagatctgaaactGACTGAGTTTAAATTCATAAAGAGGGGATATAAAATACTCCATAGAATGGAACTGATGAGGCCAAAACTGAAGATTTCAGTTGAGATCATTAAAGCTGAAATCCACAGGTTCAAGTAAGGAAGAATTACATAGTGGTTATACTCAGGTTTGGCTAGTAGGTATAAGATAGGAAATATAAGTCTATGAAACGAAAACTCAAAACCATCTTTTACACTGGCATTTCATTTGTCTCTTGCATAGAAGACATTCAGTAAACGtttctgaatgaatgaatcagtgGACTCTGTATCCATGTGAGAGTGGCAAGTGAAATACCTGTTAATGTTGATCTTGATAAGACAGGATCTTACATACTTAGTGACTTTATATCAGATCTTTACCATATGAGATTAGACTGATTCCATAGGAGACAggcaaaattcaattttattcaagtttttaTCATTGAGTGACATGATCCAATAAACTTATAGAATAAACTATGAAATCACAGTGTACTACTGTAGTAATAATCTCAGAGATAAAATAACTCAGAAAGAGTCAAAGTTGCAGGAAAACTTGAGTAATTTAAGATCTTAGAAAAATTAACTTGGAAATACTATTGGGATATCTGGATAATTAATTGTTTCATCTAAAATTGTAAAAGTTCTGCATTAAATTACCACTTCTGATTTAAGATCTGTAATGAATTTTACTTAGTAATAAGGGTAACATTTTAAGAAGTAATAAGCAATTATCATCAAGAACAGTATGTTATTCATTAGTGAGAAAACAGCCTTCACTAAGCCCTACT
This window contains:
- the BICRAL gene encoding BRD4-interacting chromatin-remodeling complex-associated protein-like isoform X2; the encoded protein is MDDDDDSCLLDLIGDPQALNYFLHGPSSKSSTDDLTNAGYSAANSNSIFANSSNADPKSSLKGVSSQLGEGSSDGLPLSSSLQFLEDELESSPLPDLSEDQPFDILQKSLQEANITEQTLAEEAYLDASISSSQQFAQAPLHPSSSASFTQASNVSNYSGQTLQPIGVTHVPVGASFASNTVGVQHGFMQHVGISVPSQHLSNSSQISGSGQIQLIGSFSNQPSMMTINNLDGSQIILKGSGQQASTNMSSGLLVHRQTPNGNSLFGNSGSSPVAQPVTVPFNSTNFQTSLPVHNIIIQRGLAPNSNKVPINIQPKPIQMGQQNTYNVNNLGIQQHHVQQGIPFAPASSPQGSVVGPHMSVNIVNQQNTRKSVASQAVNSTGGSIVIHSPMAQPHAPQSQFLIPTSLSVNSNSVHHVQAINGQLLQTQPSQLVSGQVASEHVMLNRGSSNMLRTNPSYSGQMLNNQNTAVQLVSGQTFTASGNQVIVNHTAPQIVGGQMPLQQASPTVLHLSPGQSNVSQGRPGFPGQSAVTSVSAPGRFTVVSSSSTALPSLGPSVQSTSATNFNGDQLPQPNRTPGPASVSHRLPVSSSKCTGTFNSTPGVGTQPQVSFCQAQKKSLNQTSPVSTSKTPDGLRQTQITGLLSNPLPGQDSGSKVIQPPLGTPQPQQEKGVGSSPGQQNLQVDSHTVGQKRPATKQLTKGAFILQQLQKDQTHAVTPDKSQFRSLNDAVQRLLSYHVCQGSLPTEEDLKKVDSEFESVATQLLKRTQAMLNKYRCLLIEDAMRINPSAEMVMIDRMFNQEERASLSRDKRLALVDPDGYQADFCCSSKQLDKATEETQFGRSDQPGNKASSSLNLAVTAKVQSRDRAKLGMAEPANDDQPHTVPNHIMVSPGGNISKKTECLGKALKFDKAGTIQFGGTTEEKVVRRDSARGTECSPGSEGPLKTSSRLDHGTDSQRSSNTIEPHSEGTCNNSLQDKTLRNSPKNEVLHTDIMKGSGEPQPDLQLTKSLETTFKSILELKKPGRHLQTDMAGSGSIELDFPNFSPMASPENCLERFMPDPSEGGVETDSILEAAVNSILEC
- the BICRAL gene encoding BRD4-interacting chromatin-remodeling complex-associated protein-like isoform X3 codes for the protein MPEELVFYPKEKEESLKFFQQRSDMIFNNFSLAVLKKREAEWKKTNKESLAIIQTRVVMDDDDDSCLLDLIGDPQALNYFLHGPSSKSSTDDLTNAGYSAANSNSIFANSSNADPKSSLKGVSSQLGEGSSDGLPLSSSLQFLEDELESSPLPDLSEDQPFDILQKSLQEANITEQTLAEEAYLDASISSSQQFAQAPLHPSSSASFTQASNVSNYSGQTLQPIGVTHVPVGASFASNTVGVQHGFMQHVGISVPSQHLSNSSQISGSGQIQLIGSFSNQPSMMTINNLDGSQIILKGSGQQASTNMSSGLLVHRQTPNGNSLFGNSGSSPVAQPVTVPFNSTNFQTSLPVHNIIIQRGLAPNSNKVPINIQPKPIQMGQQNTYNVNNLGIQQHHVQQGIPFAPASSPQGSVVGPHMSVNIVNQQNTRKSVASQAVNSTGGSIVIHSPMAQPHAPQSQFLIPTSLSVNSNSVHHVQAINGQLLQTQPSQLVSGQVASEHVMLNRGSSNMLRTNPSYSGQMLNNQNTAVQLVSGQTFTASGNQVIVNHTAPQIVGGQMPLQQASPTVLHLSPGQSNVSQGRPGFPGQSAVTSVSAPGRFTVVSSSSTALPSLGPSVQSTSATNFNGDQLPQPNRTPGPASVSHRLPVSSSKCTGTFNSTPGVGTQPQVSFCQAQKKSLNQTSPVSTSKTPDGLRQTQITGLLSNPLPGQDSGSKVIQPPLGTPQPQQEKGVGSSPGQQNLQVDSHTVGQKRPATKQLTKGAFILQQLQKDQTHAVTPDKSQFRSLNDAVQRLLSYHVCQGSLPTEEDLKKVDSEFESVATQLLKRTQAMLNKYRCLLIEDAMRINPSAEMVMIDRMFNQEERASLSRDKRLALVDPGVRVMEYYRLQSDISPFVTTFGPCGNQLSHFHRHVTVLSSGT
- the BICRAL gene encoding BRD4-interacting chromatin-remodeling complex-associated protein-like isoform X4, with amino-acid sequence MPEELVFYPKEKEESLKFFQQRSDMIFNNFSLAVLKKREAEWKKTNKESLAIIQTRVVMDDDDDSCLLDLIGDPQALNYFLHGPSSKSSTDDLTNAGYSAANSNSIFANSSNADPKSSLKGVSSQLGEGSSDGLPLSSSLQFLEDELESSPLPDLSEDQPFDILQKSLQEANITEQTLAEEAYLDASISSSQQFAQAPLHPSSSASFTQASNVSNYSGQTLQPIGVTHVPVGASFASNTVGVQHGFMQHVGISVPSQHLSNSSQISGSGQIQLIGSFSNQPSMMTINNLDGSQIILKGSGQQASTNMSSGLLVHRQTPNGNSLFGNSGSSPVAQPVTVPFNSTNFQTSLPVHNIIIQRGLAPNSNKVPINIQPKPIQMGQQNTYNVNNLGIQQHHVQQGIPFAPASSPQGSVVGPHMSVNIVNQQNTRKSVASQAVNSTGGSIVIHSPMAQPHAPQSQFLIPTSLSVNSNSVHHVQAINGQLLQTQPSQLVSGQVASEHVMLNRGSSNMLRTNPSYSGQMLNNQNTAVQLVSGQTFTASGNQVIVNHTAPQIVGGQMPLQQASPTVLHLSPGQSNVSQGRPGFPGQSAVTSVSAPGRFTVVSSSSTALPSLGPSVQSTSATNFNGDQLPQPNRTPGPASVSHRLPVSSSKCTGTFNSTPGVGTQPQVSFCQAQKKSLNQTSPVSTSKTPDGLRQTQITGLLSNPLPGQDSGSKVIQPPLGTPQPQQEKGVGSSPGQQNLQVDSHTVGQKRPATKQLTKGAFILQQLQKDQTHAVTPDKSQFRSLNDAVQRLLSYHVCQGSLPTEEDLKKVDSEFESVATQLLKRTQAMLNKYRCLLIEDAMRINPSAEMVMIDRMFNQEERASLSRDKRLALVDPDGGHLGTWITGEKRMDHGGIFLDSHPGVSCSPMSPHQGP